Part of the Paenibacillus guangzhouensis genome is shown below.
GAAGCGGCGCACCGACGGGAGCCTGCGACGAGGTGAAATGCGATAATGAGCCAAACGATGAGACCTTCGTGCATGTGGAACCGGATAGCCACAAAAGAATATCGAGATCATGACAAGATTTCGCAAGAATCATAGGACTAGATTCATCTTGACGACGCCAATTGCCGCGCACAAAGCTATGTGCTTGATGCCAGTAGCCTACGTTCTCGTTATGTGTAATGGACATGAGATCGCCGATCGCCCCATCTTCGAGCAGACGCTTGATCGTACCGAAGAAGTTCGTATATCGCAGCACATGGCAGATGGAGAATACCCGATCGAATTTGAGCGCCATCTCCCCCATCTCGATGCATTCCTTCGGATCAGGCGACATCGGCTTCTCCAACAGCACATGATACCCTGCCTCAAGCGCCTTCATCGTTGGTTCGAAATGCTGTTTGTCTTGCGTGCAGATGAACACCGCATCCGCCAACTTCGGTGCCGCGAAGAATTCGTCCCAGTTCTCGAAACAGACCTCGTCTGCTAGACCATGCCTTGCTTGAAAGCCCGTTCTGCGCTCCGCGTTCGGCTCTGCCACCGCAACCACCTGCAACTCATCGGGATGCTGCTTCGCATATTCCAAATAGTTAATACCCCGGAGACCCGCTCCAATTAATGCAACCGTAACTTTATTCATATGATATCCTTCTCCCTGTCGTTCTGATCTACTCTTTCACGCTGCCAACGGTCATCCCTTTGACAAAATACTTCTGAAGGAACGGATAGACGAGCATAATCGGAAGCGCCCCCATGAAAATCTGCGCCGTACGCAGCGTCTTCTCGCTTAAGTTCTCCATCGCTCTCAGCTGCTCTGGCGACATGGAGGACATCTGTGAATTGATGGCTGTAATCAACGTAGATAGGTACGTCTGCAATGGATATTTGTCCGGTGAATTCATATAAAGTATCCCATCGAACCAAGCGTTCCAGTGTCCTACGATCGTGAACAATCCAATCGTCGCGATGGATGGCAAGGAGACGGGCAAATAAATCTGCCATAAGATCCGCCAATAGCCCGCACCATCAATGGTAGCTGCTTCATCCAGCTCCCTCGGAATCGTGCGGAAGAAATTCAGCATGAGCACCATATTCCACACATTAAGCGCTCCCGGCAATATCAGCGCCCAGATCGAATCCATGATCCCCGTATTCTTCACCACGATGTAAGTCGGAATCAACCCGCCGCCGAAGAACATTGTAATTGCAAAAAACCATACATACACCGTGCGATACTTAAATTGGCTGTTCGGACGGGCTAACGGGAATGCGGTAATAAAAACAAGGAACATATTGACGGCCGTTCCGAGCACGACACGTTCAATCGATACCCATAGCGAACGGAAGAACTCGACCTTCTCTCCTAGAAACATATAAGCGTCCATCGTGAATCCTACAGGCCACAACTTCACCTCGCCGGCCATCGCGGCCGTGTTCGAACTTAGCGAGATAGCTAGCAAATGAACGAACGGGACGATGCCCACTACGGTAACGAACGTGAGCAGCAGGGTATTCAAAATGATGAACATTCTTCTGCTAAGCGATGGTTTATGCAACACAAGGCTCTCCTCCTTAGAATATGCGATAGTTATTGTACTTGTAGGCTGCGTAATAGGTTATCGACACCAATCCTAAAGAGATCACGGATTTGAATAGACCAACCGCCGCTGCCGGACCGAATTGCTGACTGAACATCCCCAAGCGATAGACGAAGGTATCGATGACGTCTGCCCCTTCATAGACGGTCGGGTTGTACATGATCAGAATCTGTTCGAAGCCGGCATTGAGAACGTTCCCGAGACTTAATACACCGAGCAAAATAATGATCGGGGCAATACCTGGCAGCGTAATGTGGATCATCTGCTTCCATTTGCCCGCGCCGTCCACCTCGGCTGCTTCGTAGAGCGTCGCATTAATCCCGGTAATGGCAGCCAGCATGACAATCATGTTGTACCCCATGCCTTTCCAGACGTCCGAACCGATAATAATACCCCGGAACCAGTCATTGTTCAGCATGAACATGATCGGCTCCGATCCAAGCGACTTGACGATCCCGTTCACAGGACCATCCAAAGAGAACAATTCTATGATAACCCCGCCGAGAACTGTCCATGAGAGAAAGAACGGCAGGAAAATCGCCGACTGTATGAACCGCGAGAACCATCTGCGCGTCACTTCATTTAAGAGAAGCGCTAGAATGAGCGGAACGACCAAGAACAACACCATTTTGAATAATGAGATGACGATCGTATTCCATAAGACTTGGTTAAAATCCGGTAGATTGAACACATAAGTAAAATTATCGAACCCGACCCACTCGGACTTGAAAAATCCGGACAACGGCTCGAACTGCTGAAAGGCCATCACAAGCCCGGCCATCGGGCCATACGCGTAAATTAAGGTTAAGATAACTCCTGGCACTAACATCAAATGGAGCGGATACTCCTTGCGCAATAACTTCATCGATGAATTCCTCCTTCATAGGCGTTGACGACAAAGAGAGAGGACACGCAAGACCCTCTCTCCTCCCATA
Proteins encoded:
- a CDS encoding Gfo/Idh/MocA family protein gives rise to the protein MNKVTVALIGAGLRGINYLEYAKQHPDELQVVAVAEPNAERRTGFQARHGLADEVCFENWDEFFAAPKLADAVFICTQDKQHFEPTMKALEAGYHVLLEKPMSPDPKECIEMGEMALKFDRVFSICHVLRYTNFFGTIKRLLEDGAIGDLMSITHNENVGYWHQAHSFVRGNWRRQDESSPMILAKSCHDLDILLWLSGSTCTKVSSFGSLSHFTSSQAPVGAPLRCTDGCPVEDECLYFAPKQYLTENTDWPTSAISDDLSYEGRLKALEEGPYGRCVYHCDNDVVDHQVVNLAFENGVTAAFTMSAFTKDVSRTIKLMGTKGEIRGAMEKNEIEILHFGKQEAQQIEFADAGGHIGHGGGDFGLVRDFLKLVREGGKSQGLTSANQSVQSHMMAFAAEASRQTHQVIDLKDFVKNQA
- a CDS encoding carbohydrate ABC transporter permease, with the protein product MHKPSLSRRMFIILNTLLLTFVTVVGIVPFVHLLAISLSSNTAAMAGEVKLWPVGFTMDAYMFLGEKVEFFRSLWVSIERVVLGTAVNMFLVFITAFPLARPNSQFKYRTVYVWFFAITMFFGGGLIPTYIVVKNTGIMDSIWALILPGALNVWNMVLMLNFFRTIPRELDEAATIDGAGYWRILWQIYLPVSLPSIATIGLFTIVGHWNAWFDGILYMNSPDKYPLQTYLSTLITAINSQMSSMSPEQLRAMENLSEKTLRTAQIFMGALPIMLVYPFLQKYFVKGMTVGSVKE
- a CDS encoding ABC transporter permease; protein product: MKLLRKEYPLHLMLVPGVILTLIYAYGPMAGLVMAFQQFEPLSGFFKSEWVGFDNFTYVFNLPDFNQVLWNTIVISLFKMVLFLVVPLILALLLNEVTRRWFSRFIQSAIFLPFFLSWTVLGGVIIELFSLDGPVNGIVKSLGSEPIMFMLNNDWFRGIIIGSDVWKGMGYNMIVMLAAITGINATLYEAAEVDGAGKWKQMIHITLPGIAPIIILLGVLSLGNVLNAGFEQILIMYNPTVYEGADVIDTFVYRLGMFSQQFGPAAAVGLFKSVISLGLVSITYYAAYKYNNYRIF